The following are encoded in a window of Spirochaeta cellobiosiphila DSM 17781 genomic DNA:
- a CDS encoding NADP-dependent oxidoreductase, with protein sequence MKRIQYFQYGSLEELQLDEVKIPKVGQGNILVKVKAASVNPMDWKIRRGEMKPISGFSFPRGLGHDFAGVVEAIGPAVKKINVGDEVFGVTDIKQAGTFAEYTIAKEDYVGMKPASRSFEEAAALSLVSVTAWSALIGMAKLTKNHTIFINGCLGSVGRSAVQIAKIQGARIIGSCSGSGREEALALGVDEVVDYRSFQVTPYRKCFDIVFDTAGALSFKQCKAMLVKKGKSLHIVPTLSKMLISLFSSHHHIVFGKPSRSCLNGLSEAMRKGQIRPKIGRIVSLNEGISAFAELEQTGFPKGKLVIVP encoded by the coding sequence ATGAAACGTATACAATATTTTCAATATGGCTCACTAGAGGAACTTCAACTTGATGAAGTAAAAATACCAAAAGTGGGACAAGGGAATATTCTTGTAAAAGTTAAAGCAGCATCAGTTAATCCTATGGATTGGAAGATCCGTCGGGGGGAGATGAAACCTATTTCAGGATTTAGCTTTCCCAGAGGACTAGGTCATGATTTTGCGGGAGTTGTTGAAGCAATTGGACCAGCAGTAAAGAAGATTAATGTAGGGGATGAAGTCTTTGGTGTCACAGATATTAAGCAAGCCGGAACCTTTGCAGAGTACACAATAGCCAAAGAAGATTATGTTGGTATGAAACCCGCTTCCCGCTCTTTTGAAGAGGCAGCAGCATTGAGTCTTGTAAGCGTAACAGCATGGAGTGCGTTAATCGGCATGGCAAAATTAACGAAAAATCATACCATTTTTATTAATGGTTGTTTAGGAAGTGTTGGTCGTTCTGCTGTTCAAATTGCCAAAATACAAGGAGCAAGAATCATAGGGAGTTGTAGTGGTTCTGGACGTGAAGAAGCTCTTGCCCTCGGTGTGGATGAAGTAGTAGATTACCGATCCTTCCAAGTGACTCCCTATAGGAAGTGTTTTGACATTGTTTTTGATACAGCTGGTGCTTTATCCTTTAAACAATGCAAAGCAATGCTCGTAAAAAAAGGAAAATCTCTTCACATTGTTCCTACCCTTTCCAAAATGTTGATAAGCTTATTTTCCTCTCATCATCACATTGTCTTTGGAAAACCAAGTAGGTCATGTTTGAATGGGTTGAGTGAGGCCATGAGGAAAGGGCAAATACGCCCTAAAATCGGTCGAATCGTATCTCTTAATGAAGGAATTTCTGCTTTCGCTGAACTGGAACAGACAGGTTTCCCCAAGGGAAAGCTAGTCATAGTTCCTTAG
- the cysK gene encoding cysteine synthase A encodes MAYYESITQLVGNTPLVKLNRLTKDVDADILLKLESFNPMSSVKDRIGLAMIEDAESKVLLKPHSVIVEATSGNTGIALAFVGAAKGYQVILTMPDTMSMERRKLLKALGARLELTPGSGGMKAAVEKANELVATLPNAYMPSQFDNPANPTAHYNTTAEEILSDTNGKVDILVAGVGTGGTLSGIGRKLREKNPDVKIIAVEPIESPVISGGDPGAHKIQGIGAGFIPKNLDLDLLDEIIKVNSADAGSVSRRLAKEEGILVGISAGGNAWAALELAKRPENKGKTIVTIGCDSGERYLSTWLFDE; translated from the coding sequence ATTTTACTAAAATTAGAATCTTTTAATCCCATGAGTAGTGTGAAGGATCGTATCGGTTTAGCAATGATAGAGGATGCAGAATCCAAAGTTTTGTTAAAGCCCCATTCGGTTATCGTTGAAGCAACAAGTGGTAATACTGGTATTGCTCTGGCTTTCGTAGGTGCTGCAAAAGGTTATCAAGTAATCTTGACCATGCCGGATACCATGAGTATGGAAAGAAGAAAACTTCTCAAAGCCTTAGGGGCTCGCCTGGAATTAACACCAGGTAGTGGCGGAATGAAGGCTGCTGTAGAAAAAGCGAACGAATTAGTTGCTACTTTACCTAATGCATATATGCCTAGTCAATTCGATAATCCTGCTAATCCCACAGCACATTACAATACGACAGCTGAAGAAATCCTTTCAGATACAAATGGTAAAGTGGATATTTTGGTTGCTGGTGTTGGAACTGGAGGTACCCTATCAGGTATTGGTCGTAAACTCAGAGAAAAGAATCCAGATGTAAAGATTATTGCAGTAGAACCTATTGAATCACCTGTTATATCAGGAGGTGATCCCGGGGCTCATAAAATACAGGGAATAGGAGCAGGCTTTATTCCTAAAAACTTAGATCTCGACTTGCTTGATGAGATCATCAAAGTAAACAGTGCAGATGCCGGATCAGTAAGTAGAAGACTGGCTAAAGAAGAAGGTATTCTGGTTGGTATATCCGCTGGAGGTAATGCTTGGGCTGCCCTTGAATTGGCCAAAAGACCAGAGAACAAGGGTAAAACCATAGTCACCATTGGTTGTGACTCAGGGGAAAGATATTTAAGTACTTGGCTATTTGATGAATAA
- a CDS encoding O-acetylhomoserine aminocarboxypropyltransferase/cysteine synthase family protein — MSDYKFETLALHAGQNRQESERSRAVPIYRTTSYLFKDTTQAANLFGLKELGSIYTRLQNPTQNILEERVAALEGGAAALAVASGTSAIFYSIINLAKNGDEIVAANNLYGGTFSMFHDILPNYGITVRFVDPNNLEQLEASINDKTRAVYGETIGNPALEVLDVKAVADVAHKHGLPLIVDSTFTTPYLLRPIEYGADVVVHSLTKWIGGHGTSIGGIVVDSGKFDWKQDRFDLFNKPDSGYHGLKFAHDLPEPLAPIAYALRMRLIPLRNLGAAISPDHAWAFLQGLETLHLRMERHSENGLKVAKYLKNHPQVEWVRYPGLEDDPSHAIASKYLKKGFGGMVVFGIKGGAEAGAKFINSLELFSHVANVGDAKSLAIHPASTTHSQLSEEDLTSGGITPNLVRLSIGLEHIDDIVADIEQAFKA, encoded by the coding sequence ATGTCAGATTATAAGTTTGAAACATTAGCCCTCCATGCTGGGCAAAATCGTCAGGAATCAGAACGTTCTAGAGCCGTTCCTATTTATAGAACAACTAGTTATTTATTCAAAGATACCACTCAAGCAGCAAACTTGTTTGGACTAAAAGAATTGGGAAGTATCTACACACGTTTACAGAACCCAACCCAGAATATACTGGAAGAACGAGTTGCTGCCTTAGAAGGAGGGGCTGCTGCTTTAGCTGTTGCCTCTGGTACATCAGCGATATTTTATTCCATTATCAACCTCGCAAAGAATGGTGATGAGATCGTAGCAGCCAACAACCTCTATGGAGGAACATTTTCTATGTTCCATGACATTCTTCCTAATTATGGTATTACTGTTCGCTTTGTTGATCCTAATAACCTGGAACAACTGGAAGCCTCCATCAATGATAAGACAAGAGCTGTTTATGGAGAAACTATCGGGAACCCGGCACTAGAGGTTCTTGATGTCAAAGCAGTGGCTGATGTAGCACATAAGCATGGATTACCTTTGATTGTTGACTCTACATTTACCACTCCTTACTTATTAAGACCTATCGAATACGGTGCTGATGTTGTTGTTCACTCCCTTACAAAATGGATCGGAGGACATGGTACCTCTATTGGTGGTATCGTTGTAGATTCTGGTAAGTTTGATTGGAAACAAGATCGTTTTGACTTATTCAATAAACCTGATTCTGGATACCATGGTTTAAAGTTTGCCCATGATCTACCTGAACCATTAGCTCCTATTGCCTATGCCTTGCGTATGAGATTAATTCCTTTACGTAATCTTGGGGCTGCTATTAGTCCTGACCATGCCTGGGCCTTCCTGCAAGGTTTAGAGACTCTTCACCTTCGAATGGAAAGACATTCTGAAAACGGACTAAAAGTGGCCAAGTATTTGAAGAACCATCCTCAAGTAGAATGGGTACGTTATCCTGGATTAGAAGATGATCCTTCCCATGCCATTGCATCCAAATACCTTAAGAAAGGTTTTGGTGGAATGGTTGTCTTTGGAATCAAAGGGGGCGCTGAAGCGGGTGCTAAATTCATTAATAGTCTGGAATTATTCAGTCATGTAGCTAATGTGGGAGATGCTAAATCCTTAGCTATTCACCCTGCTAGTACGACCCATTCTCAGTTATCTGAAGAGGATCTTACTTCTGGTGGAATTACTCCTAATTTGGTTCGTCTAAGTATTGGTTTGGAACATATCGATGATATTGTGGCAGATATAGAACAGGCTTTTAAAGCTTAA